In Citrobacter sp. RHB25-C09, the following proteins share a genomic window:
- a CDS encoding NlpC/P60 family protein, translating to MRFWFLLLTALLLAGCSSHRAPAPNARLSDSIMVIAGLNDQLQTWHGTPYRYGGMSRRGVDCSGFVLMTMRDQFSLQLPRETRQQAKIGTKIDKEELLPGDLVFFKTGSGESGLHVGIYDTNGQFIHASTSRGVMRSSLENVYWRKNFWQARRI from the coding sequence ATGCGTTTCTGGTTCCTTCTTTTGACAGCATTACTCTTGGCAGGATGCAGCAGTCATCGTGCGCCGGCACCCAATGCCCGGCTCTCAGACTCAATTATGGTTATTGCCGGGTTAAACGATCAGCTCCAGACCTGGCACGGTACGCCTTACCGCTATGGCGGAATGAGCCGTCGTGGCGTGGATTGCTCCGGCTTTGTCCTGATGACGATGCGCGATCAGTTCTCCTTACAACTGCCGCGAGAGACGCGACAGCAGGCCAAAATAGGTACCAAGATTGATAAAGAGGAGTTACTGCCCGGCGACCTGGTGTTCTTCAAAACGGGTTCAGGTGAAAGCGGGCTGCATGTGGGAATTTATGACACCAATGGTCAGTTTATCCATGCGTCTACCAGTCGAGGAGTAATGCGTTCGTCACTGGAAAATGTCTACTGGCGGAAGAATTTTTGGCAGGCCAGACGGATATAA
- the btuD gene encoding vitamin B12 ABC transporter ATP-binding protein BtuD — MSVLMQLQDVAETTRLGPLSGEIRAGEILHLVGPNGAGKSTLLARIAGLTFGPGEVEFAGTPLKRWPAAKLARHRAYLAQQQTPPFAMPVWHFLTLHQGDQSRTDPLMDVAESLGLADKLERNTRQLSGGEWQRVRLAAVILQISPVSNPHGQLLLLDEPMNSLDVAQQNALDRILSRLCGQGIAIVMSSHDLNHTLRHAHRAWLLQQGKLLASGPREEVLTPPNLARAYGMNFRRLDIEGHRMLISTT; from the coding sequence ATGTCAGTGTTGATGCAGTTACAGGATGTGGCTGAGACGACCCGACTGGGGCCGCTGTCCGGAGAGATCCGGGCAGGGGAGATCCTGCATCTCGTCGGGCCGAATGGTGCTGGAAAAAGTACGTTGCTGGCGCGCATAGCGGGGCTCACTTTCGGTCCTGGGGAAGTGGAATTTGCTGGCACCCCGCTTAAACGGTGGCCAGCCGCTAAGCTGGCTCGCCATCGCGCCTATCTGGCACAACAGCAAACCCCGCCTTTTGCCATGCCGGTCTGGCATTTTCTGACGCTACATCAGGGCGACCAATCACGCACGGACCCATTAATGGACGTCGCGGAGTCTCTGGGACTGGCCGACAAACTGGAGCGCAATACCCGGCAGCTATCCGGAGGAGAATGGCAGCGAGTTCGGCTGGCGGCGGTCATTTTACAGATATCACCGGTATCCAACCCCCACGGGCAGTTGCTGCTGCTGGATGAACCGATGAACAGTCTTGACGTGGCGCAGCAAAATGCGCTGGACCGCATCCTGAGCCGATTATGCGGGCAGGGTATCGCCATCGTGATGAGCAGTCACGATCTTAACCATACTTTGCGCCATGCTCACCGTGCGTGGTTGCTTCAGCAGGGAAAACTGCTCGCCAGCGGGCCACGGGAAGAGGTGCTGACACCGCCAAATTTAGCGCGAGCCTATGGGATGAACTTCCGTCGTCTGGATATTGAAGGCCACAGGATGCTGATTTCTACAACGTAA